In a genomic window of Methanoregula sp. UBA64:
- the priL gene encoding DNA primase regulatory subunit PriL translates to MVFVPSGKELSHFPFLKKAQEPIRARFASLGSLLSTPKGQALVDLAVARIKEASVPRKNHVPAVCDTPEDEIAAYALARIVASCVNDRQLIDRLTRYESERAYYFLVDEEEWNSGYMQEDGEYSRLWMAIADELGIRIEKDRMPVPDYVELVAPLHDDRFRLINRRVEQGFVTVNKNERYELLRERVRVMLRRDLPHRVPKEICEQLAPRAAEIKAAYQEQMLRQFGKVEEGAFPPCIQALITALAAGVNLTHPGRFSLTAFLHNIGMDTSGIAALYARSPDFDIEKTMYQVEHITGRGGTSTEYTTPACAAMQTTGLCVHRDHICEKVSHPLSYYKVKKSLPHKPAPAKPQAPKKEAE, encoded by the coding sequence ATGGTCTTTGTGCCCTCCGGCAAGGAACTCTCCCATTTTCCGTTTTTGAAAAAAGCCCAGGAGCCCATCAGGGCCCGGTTTGCATCGCTCGGTTCCCTTCTTTCAACACCAAAAGGACAGGCTCTTGTCGATCTGGCAGTTGCCCGGATTAAGGAAGCCTCGGTCCCGAGGAAAAACCATGTTCCTGCGGTTTGCGATACTCCTGAAGATGAGATCGCGGCCTATGCACTTGCACGGATCGTTGCATCCTGCGTGAACGACCGGCAGCTCATCGACCGTCTCACCCGGTACGAGTCCGAGCGGGCTTATTATTTCCTCGTCGACGAAGAGGAATGGAACAGCGGGTATATGCAGGAAGACGGGGAGTACTCCCGGCTCTGGATGGCTATAGCCGATGAACTGGGCATCAGGATAGAAAAAGACCGGATGCCGGTGCCCGATTATGTGGAGCTTGTCGCTCCGCTGCACGATGACCGGTTCCGGCTCATTAACCGGCGTGTGGAGCAGGGTTTTGTTACGGTGAACAAGAACGAACGGTACGAACTTTTGCGGGAGCGTGTCCGGGTGATGCTGCGCCGTGACCTCCCCCACCGGGTACCAAAAGAGATCTGCGAGCAGCTTGCCCCGCGGGCCGCGGAGATCAAGGCCGCGTACCAGGAACAGATGCTGCGGCAGTTTGGCAAGGTCGAGGAAGGCGCGTTTCCTCCCTGCATACAGGCACTTATCACCGCGCTGGCCGCAGGAGTCAATCTCACGCATCCTGGCCGTTTCTCGCTTACGGCATTCCTCCACAATATCGGGATGGACACGTCCGGCATTGCCGCGCTCTACGCCCGTTCGCCCGATTTCGATATCGAAAAGACCATGTACCAGGTCGAGCACATCACCGGTCGTGGCGGCACCTCGACCGAATATACAACGCCGGCCTGCGCCGCTATGCAGACCACGGGGCTCTGCGTCCACCGCGACCATATCTGCGAGAAGGTCAGTCACCCCTTAAGTTATTACAAAGTAAAAAAGTCCCTTCCCCACAAACCCGCACCGGCAAAACCGCAGGCCCCCAAAAAAGAAGCGGAATGA
- the albA gene encoding DNA-binding protein Alba, with protein MEPTVQPTKENTVFVGNKPVMNYVLAVVTQFNNGASEVAIKARGKAISRAVDTAEISLNRFLEGVTKKDIVISTEIIDTDSGKTNVSSIEITLASHK; from the coding sequence ATGGAACCGACAGTACAACCGACAAAGGAAAACACCGTGTTTGTGGGGAACAAGCCGGTGATGAACTACGTGCTTGCGGTAGTTACGCAGTTCAATAACGGGGCCAGCGAGGTGGCAATCAAGGCGCGGGGAAAAGCAATCTCCCGCGCTGTGGATACGGCAGAGATCTCCCTGAACCGGTTCCTTGAGGGGGTAACAAAGAAAGATATTGTTATCTCTACCGAGATCATCGATACGGATTCCGGCAAGACCAATGTGTCGAGTATCGAGATCACCCTGGCCTCCCACAAATAA
- a CDS encoding DNA polymerase sliding clamp translates to MLKATIDADVFREAIEAISALVPECRLHTAEDSISTRAVDTANVAMIALTLKKEAFDTFKATASELGVDISKMKNIFNMGGKGDLISLELADNAQKMAVSVHGYHYSITLLDTNTIRKDPNSPTINLPGKIVISGEDLNNAIKAAAVISDKIAMGINAKDQTFFMVAEGDTDHIQREFGKDELKSLVPADVRSLFSLDYLRDMGKVMSKAAEVEVCLGVDHPVRFSFDIAGGNGHVEYLLAPRIEAD, encoded by the coding sequence ATGTTAAAAGCAACCATTGACGCAGACGTATTCCGGGAGGCCATCGAAGCGATCTCGGCACTTGTTCCTGAGTGCCGGCTGCATACCGCAGAGGACAGCATCTCCACCCGGGCAGTGGATACCGCCAATGTCGCGATGATCGCCCTCACGCTCAAGAAAGAGGCCTTCGACACATTCAAGGCGACAGCGAGCGAACTCGGGGTCGACATCTCAAAGATGAAGAATATTTTTAATATGGGCGGGAAAGGCGATCTCATCAGCCTCGAACTTGCAGACAATGCCCAGAAGATGGCAGTCAGCGTCCACGGCTACCACTATTCCATCACCCTGCTCGACACAAACACCATACGAAAAGATCCCAACTCCCCGACAATCAATCTGCCCGGCAAGATTGTCATATCGGGAGAAGACCTCAACAATGCAATCAAGGCCGCAGCGGTAATCTCCGATAAGATCGCGATGGGGATCAATGCGAAAGACCAGACCTTTTTCATGGTTGCAGAAGGCGACACCGACCATATCCAGCGCGAGTTTGGCAAGGACGAGCTCAAGTCGCTCGTTCCCGCAGACGTGCGGTCGCTCTTCTCCCTTGACTATCTCCGGGACATGGGGAAAGTGATGTCAAAGGCGGCAGAAGTCGAGGTCTGCCTTGGCGTCGACCACCCGGTCCGGTTCTCCTTTGATATTGCGGGCGGCAATGGTCACGTCGAGTACCTGCTCGCCCCCCGGATTGAGGCTGACTGA
- a CDS encoding 4Fe-4S binding protein — translation MVAVIDTTKCTGCETCVSECPASAISMDNEKAKVDKDMCVDCETCVDACPSEAIHME, via the coding sequence TTGGTTGCCGTTATTGATACGACAAAATGTACCGGTTGCGAAACCTGTGTAAGCGAATGCCCGGCCTCTGCGATATCCATGGATAACGAGAAGGCCAAGGTAGACAAGGACATGTGTGTGGACTGCGAGACCTGCGTGGATGCCTGCCCGTCAGAAGCTATCCACATGGAATAA
- a CDS encoding thiamine-phosphate synthase family protein — protein MISPEQQRADVLSRLSQAVNLLEESMDFRLAAGAPANIGYAIRGARDNTGVASVSGGLLVQDTRVRAAGSCGFSADGEMARVVLSAMKFDPEMRCAATIRYAARIQDVLEDMFLECCTVDRNRQAPGVSTMDWGIASCCRDGVPEAVIDPGAAPEKAAIHLFGETPGDVAGNIIMLSNRIIRIEL, from the coding sequence ATGATCAGCCCGGAACAGCAGAGGGCAGACGTGCTCTCCCGGCTCTCGCAGGCAGTAAATCTTCTGGAAGAATCGATGGATTTTCGGCTTGCAGCCGGCGCTCCTGCAAACATCGGCTATGCAATCCGCGGTGCACGCGACAACACCGGCGTTGCATCGGTATCCGGCGGACTTCTTGTACAGGATACCAGGGTGCGTGCCGCAGGATCCTGCGGGTTTAGTGCCGACGGGGAGATGGCGAGAGTGGTCCTCTCCGCAATGAAGTTCGACCCGGAGATGCGCTGTGCGGCAACGATCCGGTATGCGGCCCGGATCCAGGATGTGCTTGAGGATATGTTCCTTGAATGCTGCACGGTGGATCGGAACAGGCAGGCCCCGGGCGTCAGCACCATGGACTGGGGTATTGCATCCTGCTGCAGGGATGGCGTTCCGGAAGCTGTCATCGATCCGGGTGCCGCTCCAGAAAAAGCGGCAATCCACCTGTTTGGGGAAACCCCCGGGGATGTTGCGGGGAATATTATTATGTTGTCGAACCGCATTATACGTATAGAACTTTAG
- a CDS encoding DUF373 family protein has product MTEGRTLVLSVDRDDDIGWKAKIESPVVGRQACLNAADTLALADPEDSDVNAIFSAVKIYDELIAKGEDAVVAVIAGNHLHMIEGDRKIAATLDDVVKETQPTSCILVSDGAEDEYVVPIIQSRLPVASIRRVIVNQMPNLEGTYYILKKLLDDPKISRVVFVPLGLAMLLYASAFILGYPGTATIIVIGVIGMYLLYKGFGLDEFIHGIINALRASMSRGKFSFVTYSTTIVLVVIGFTIGFLTVLKYYASDDSMGVLLYVMSFLYGAIMWLIVAGLVTSIGVIIDVYFNERENLPKVVVFPFFVTAIGLILYGASAYILAVNSVPDFPIKAGAGGAYITYSTLAGLGCAIAGVIIQYILAKRQAAQEKEAIIETI; this is encoded by the coding sequence ATGACAGAAGGGCGGACGCTCGTTTTGAGTGTTGACCGGGATGACGACATCGGGTGGAAAGCCAAGATCGAGAGCCCGGTCGTCGGAAGGCAGGCGTGCCTGAATGCTGCAGATACGCTTGCTTTGGCCGATCCTGAAGACTCCGATGTCAACGCGATCTTTTCTGCGGTAAAAATCTATGACGAGCTTATCGCAAAAGGAGAGGACGCCGTTGTTGCCGTGATCGCGGGCAACCACCTCCACATGATAGAAGGCGACCGGAAGATCGCAGCGACCCTTGATGATGTCGTCAAGGAGACGCAGCCCACCAGCTGTATTCTTGTGTCCGATGGGGCGGAAGACGAATATGTTGTTCCGATCATCCAGTCACGGTTACCCGTGGCAAGTATCAGGCGCGTGATCGTCAACCAGATGCCCAACCTCGAAGGCACGTATTATATCCTTAAAAAACTCCTCGACGATCCCAAAATCTCGCGGGTCGTCTTTGTGCCGCTGGGCCTTGCAATGCTTCTGTATGCAAGCGCATTTATCCTCGGCTACCCGGGCACGGCAACCATCATCGTTATCGGTGTCATCGGGATGTACCTGCTCTACAAAGGGTTCGGGCTGGACGAGTTCATCCACGGGATTATAAACGCACTCCGTGCCTCGATGTCCCGGGGAAAGTTTTCCTTTGTTACGTACTCGACCACCATTGTCCTCGTGGTCATCGGGTTTACCATCGGTTTTCTCACAGTCCTTAAATATTACGCATCGGACGACAGTATGGGAGTCCTCCTGTATGTAATGAGTTTCCTGTACGGTGCGATCATGTGGCTGATCGTTGCAGGCCTGGTGACTTCCATCGGGGTTATCATTGATGTCTATTTCAACGAGCGGGAGAACCTGCCAAAAGTGGTTGTCTTCCCCTTCTTTGTGACCGCGATCGGGCTCATCCTGTACGGGGCGAGCGCGTATATCCTTGCCGTGAACAGTGTCCCGGACTTTCCCATTAAAGCCGGGGCTGGCGGGGCGTACATTACGTATTCGACGCTGGCAGGTCTGGGATGCGCGATCGCGGGCGTTATCATCCAGTATATCCTGGCAAAGCGGCAGGCCGCACAGGAAAAAGAAGCTATCATCGAGACAATCTGA
- a CDS encoding 30S ribosomal protein S17e has protein sequence MGIKPSYIKTIGTTLLAKQRENFSNSFDANKQQLGSSASIQSKRVRNRVAGYITRKINTKRHA, from the coding sequence ATGGGAATAAAGCCGTCATATATTAAGACCATCGGGACCACCCTCCTTGCCAAGCAGCGGGAGAACTTTTCGAACAGCTTTGACGCAAACAAACAGCAGCTCGGTTCCTCCGCGTCCATCCAGAGCAAACGCGTACGAAATCGTGTCGCCGGGTATATAACAAGAAAAATTAATACAAAGAGACATGCATAA
- the moaA gene encoding GTP 3',8-cyclase MoaA has protein sequence MTETLKDPCGRPVTNLRISLTSRCNLSCIYCHAEGEKNPESEMSADEIIAIMQTAAKFGIRNIKFTGGEPLIRPDILQIIRAVPKGIEASITTNGILLADMAADLKAAGLRRVNVSLDSLNPVTYKKITGSDRLGEVLAGIDAALNVGLTPVKINMVVLEGINDNEIDDFLAYVRNNHNLVLQLIELMHFNDCEYHGDLNPLEHRLAARSEQILTRRMHHRKKYCLDGAEVEIVRPLHNTEFCAYCNRLRVTSDGKLKPCLLRTDNHVAIRGKKGAELEALFREAVARREPFFK, from the coding sequence ATGACAGAGACGCTCAAGGATCCCTGTGGACGACCGGTAACGAACCTGCGGATCAGCCTGACCTCGCGCTGCAATCTTTCCTGCATCTACTGCCACGCCGAAGGAGAAAAGAATCCCGAGAGCGAGATGAGCGCTGACGAGATCATTGCCATCATGCAGACTGCCGCAAAGTTTGGGATCCGCAATATAAAATTCACCGGGGGGGAACCGCTGATCCGGCCGGATATTTTGCAGATCATCCGGGCAGTCCCGAAAGGAATCGAGGCATCGATCACCACAAACGGCATCCTTCTTGCCGATATGGCCGCAGACTTAAAAGCGGCCGGGCTCCGCCGGGTAAACGTCAGCCTCGACAGTCTCAACCCTGTAACCTACAAAAAGATCACCGGCAGCGACCGGCTTGGCGAAGTGCTCGCCGGGATCGATGCTGCCTTAAACGTCGGCCTGACACCAGTCAAGATCAACATGGTGGTTCTCGAAGGTATCAACGACAACGAGATCGACGATTTCCTGGCCTATGTCCGGAACAACCACAACCTCGTCCTCCAGCTCATCGAACTGATGCACTTCAACGACTGCGAGTATCATGGAGATCTCAATCCCCTGGAGCACCGTCTTGCAGCACGCTCCGAGCAGATCCTGACGCGCCGTATGCACCACCGCAAGAAATACTGCCTTGACGGTGCCGAGGTGGAGATCGTACGGCCGCTGCACAATACCGAATTCTGTGCCTACTGCAACCGGCTCCGGGTAACATCGGACGGGAAACTCAAACCCTGCCTCCTCCGAACCGACAACCATGTTGCAATTCGGGGGAAAAAAGGAGCGGAACTCGAAGCCCTGTTCCGGGAAGCCGTTGCACGGCGCGAACCGTTCTTTAAATAA
- the dapA gene encoding 4-hydroxy-tetrahydrodipicolinate synthase, with product MFNGVLPAIITPFKRNSATDLDIQGLERNIRYLLSCGIHGIVPCGSTGESATLSIKEHERVVSATIDTVNGKIPVLAGTGSNNTAEAVILTKAAKDTGADGVLVISPYYNKPNRAGLIRHYTKLADLDIPLVIYNVPGRTGQNLEPDLIAELAQHPNIVGIKEASGNIGQVSRIIEMTQDEDFAVISGDDNLTLPIMALGGTGVISVAANVDPRRMVAMCEAVEKGDWKKALSLHYALSPLFRSMFIDTNPIPVKKAVELVGMAGGPVRLPLADLDGKKTAELKKVLATIPTGKKTGSAGPVKPAKKPAVKKSRR from the coding sequence ATGTTCAATGGTGTCCTACCCGCAATTATAACCCCTTTTAAACGTAATTCCGCGACGGACCTTGACATCCAGGGTCTTGAACGAAATATCCGTTACCTGCTTTCCTGCGGTATCCACGGCATTGTACCGTGCGGTTCGACCGGGGAATCGGCAACGCTCTCCATTAAGGAACACGAGAGGGTTGTCAGTGCCACGATCGATACCGTTAACGGGAAGATTCCGGTTCTCGCAGGAACGGGTTCGAACAACACAGCGGAAGCAGTCATCCTCACCAAGGCGGCCAAGGACACCGGCGCGGATGGCGTGCTCGTCATCAGCCCGTATTACAACAAGCCCAACCGCGCAGGGCTTATCAGGCACTACACAAAACTTGCGGACCTCGATATCCCGCTCGTCATCTACAACGTGCCCGGCCGCACGGGGCAGAATCTCGAACCGGACCTGATCGCAGAGCTCGCGCAGCACCCGAACATTGTCGGGATAAAGGAAGCGAGCGGCAATATCGGCCAGGTGTCAAGAATCATCGAGATGACGCAGGACGAGGACTTTGCCGTGATCTCCGGTGACGACAACCTCACGCTCCCGATCATGGCGCTCGGAGGTACTGGCGTGATCTCGGTTGCGGCAAATGTCGATCCCCGGCGCATGGTCGCGATGTGCGAGGCTGTGGAAAAAGGCGACTGGAAAAAGGCGCTCTCCCTGCACTATGCCCTCTCACCGCTCTTCCGTTCGATGTTCATCGATACGAACCCCATACCGGTCAAAAAGGCCGTGGAGCTGGTGGGCATGGCCGGCGGCCCGGTCAGACTTCCGCTTGCCGACCTTGATGGGAAGAAGACTGCCGAACTCAAAAAAGTGCTCGCCACTATCCCGACAGGAAAGAAAACGGGATCGGCCGGCCCGGTAAAACCCGCAAAAAAGCCGGCAGTAAAGAAGAGCCGGCGGTGA
- a CDS encoding coiled-coil protein, protein MLNDIMEKRKKVLTDSEQHKNKRNELNATASKSARERNSLNNQTREFVEEAQKNKDLRDKYNQEVITLKGERNELNSQANVLFEDIEAFKKEHGNLKNRGIKELQKQIEYMEYRQQTEVFTTDKERELIEKIKQMKGQVKEQEAELEQNKEMRTKITSARDFRKQASDLHAKVTELAELAQKHHDLMVESYRKADKSREAADAAHKSFVEAQESADAEHKAFIACQKELRDYDKVISGLRKKTKKVKVTKEQKAVRQEAENLFKNFRAGEKLTTDDLLLLQRSKLI, encoded by the coding sequence ATGTTGAATGACATCATGGAAAAGAGAAAGAAAGTTCTCACCGATTCCGAACAGCATAAGAATAAGAGAAACGAGCTCAACGCAACGGCAAGCAAGTCCGCGAGGGAGCGCAACTCACTCAACAACCAGACCCGGGAGTTCGTGGAAGAGGCCCAGAAAAACAAGGACCTGAGGGACAAATACAACCAGGAAGTCATCACCCTCAAGGGAGAGCGTAACGAGCTCAACAGCCAGGCAAATGTCCTGTTCGAAGATATCGAGGCCTTCAAGAAAGAACACGGGAACCTCAAAAATCGCGGGATCAAGGAACTCCAGAAGCAGATCGAGTACATGGAGTACCGCCAGCAGACAGAGGTTTTTACCACCGATAAGGAACGCGAGCTGATCGAAAAGATCAAGCAGATGAAGGGCCAGGTCAAGGAGCAGGAAGCCGAGCTGGAGCAGAACAAGGAGATGCGCACGAAGATCACATCAGCCCGTGATTTCCGCAAACAGGCATCCGATCTCCACGCGAAAGTAACCGAGCTTGCCGAACTCGCCCAGAAACACCACGACCTGATGGTAGAGTCCTACCGCAAGGCTGACAAGTCGCGCGAAGCGGCAGATGCAGCCCACAAGAGTTTTGTCGAGGCACAGGAATCTGCAGATGCCGAGCACAAGGCGTTTATTGCCTGCCAGAAAGAACTGCGCGACTATGACAAGGTCATCTCCGGCCTGCGCAAGAAGACGAAAAAGGTCAAGGTAACCAAGGAGCAGAAGGCGGTCCGGCAGGAAGCCGAGAACCTCTTCAAGAACTTCCGTGCAGGCGAAAAACTGACAACGGACGATCTCCTGCTACTCCAGCGTTCAAAACTTATCTGA
- a CDS encoding RlmE family RNA methyltransferase, protein MGSQWSRDKVYLRAKHEGFRSRASYKLIEIQNKFEVIRRDDNIIDLGAAPGSWLQVLRTLTDGRVLGIDLNPIAAIEGIETIEGDLTDPLIQRQAQEMLGTVSIVVCDAAPKLSGHKSYDQARAIALGEEALTFACHVLKPGGNFIIKSFQGEDFPELLGMIREYFFAVKTYNTKATRKGSTEIYIVAKNFKG, encoded by the coding sequence ATGGGGTCACAGTGGTCGCGGGATAAGGTCTATTTACGGGCAAAACACGAGGGATTCCGGTCCCGGGCATCGTACAAATTAATCGAGATCCAGAATAAATTCGAGGTCATCAGGAGAGACGATAACATCATCGATCTCGGGGCAGCCCCGGGCAGCTGGCTCCAGGTCCTGCGGACCCTGACCGACGGGCGAGTACTCGGGATCGATCTCAACCCGATCGCAGCGATTGAAGGAATAGAGACCATCGAAGGGGATCTGACAGATCCCCTGATCCAGCGCCAGGCACAGGAGATGCTCGGTACGGTGAGCATTGTTGTCTGCGATGCAGCCCCCAAACTCTCGGGCCACAAGAGCTACGACCAGGCCCGGGCCATTGCACTCGGGGAGGAAGCGCTGACGTTTGCCTGCCATGTGCTCAAGCCCGGCGGGAACTTTATTATAAAATCATTCCAGGGCGAGGACTTCCCCGAACTTCTCGGCATGATCCGCGAGTATTTCTTTGCCGTAAAGACCTATAACACCAAGGCTACGAGGAAGGGAAGCACGGAAATTTATATTGTTGCAAAGAATTTCAAGGGTTGA
- the dapB gene encoding 4-hydroxy-tetrahydrodipicolinate reductase, protein MVKVVVCGASGRMGQTIGRMVHESKDLELVGGIDLRPGTFFGAEIVASQDIGDLLARKKPDVLIDFTIAQAAVGNVKAAAKHNVAVVVGTTGFTPEQRREMAAAIEGNIPAVISSNFSVGVNIFWQLVREAGKLLADYDIEVIEAHHRNKKDAPSGTAKTILQILDEEVGERRKLYGREGMMERGNEIGVHVIRGGDIVGDHSVMFSKNFETIELSHRAYDRSVFASGALRAACWVAGKEPGIYGMNDVLGLVPKNPKA, encoded by the coding sequence ATGGTAAAAGTTGTTGTCTGCGGCGCATCAGGCCGCATGGGCCAGACCATCGGAAGGATGGTCCATGAGTCCAAAGACCTCGAACTGGTCGGGGGTATCGATCTCCGCCCGGGAACCTTTTTCGGGGCGGAGATCGTGGCATCGCAGGATATCGGCGATCTGCTTGCCCGCAAAAAACCCGATGTCCTGATCGACTTTACGATTGCCCAGGCCGCTGTGGGAAACGTTAAGGCCGCGGCAAAGCACAATGTCGCCGTTGTCGTGGGAACGACCGGCTTTACCCCCGAACAGCGCAGGGAGATGGCCGCTGCAATTGAGGGCAATATCCCGGCGGTAATTTCGAGCAATTTCTCGGTAGGGGTCAATATCTTCTGGCAGCTGGTGCGGGAGGCGGGAAAACTGCTCGCTGACTACGATATCGAGGTGATCGAGGCGCACCACCGGAACAAGAAGGATGCACCGAGCGGCACGGCAAAGACGATCCTCCAGATCCTTGACGAGGAAGTGGGGGAACGCAGGAAGCTCTACGGGCGGGAGGGCATGATGGAACGCGGCAACGAGATCGGCGTCCATGTGATCCGGGGCGGCGATATCGTGGGCGATCATTCGGTCATGTTCTCGAAGAACTTCGAGACAATCGAGCTCTCCCACCGGGCGTACGACCGCTCGGTCTTTGCAAGCGGGGCACTACGGGCGGCATGCTGGGTCGCCGGGAAGGAACCGGGCATCTATGGCATGAACGATGTCCTCGGTCTTGTCCCGAAAAATCCGAAAGCCTGA
- a CDS encoding HDIG domain-containing metalloprotein produces MERSAACALLSRYVREPGLTRHCLATGAVMKALAVHLGSDPETWETIGILHDIDFELIGGDMEQHGIKGEMILLAEGIDPTIASVVKRHNHHLFAGTYTEPVDIALQAADSASGLITACALVKGGRLSDVTVKTVTKKAKEKSFAAGCDRTRIAPIESLLPIPEFYATALGGLLEIRGELDLS; encoded by the coding sequence ATGGAACGTTCCGCTGCATGTGCCCTCCTCTCCCGGTATGTCCGTGAACCGGGTCTTACCAGACACTGCCTTGCAACCGGTGCCGTCATGAAAGCGCTTGCCGTCCATCTTGGCAGCGATCCGGAAACGTGGGAGACAATCGGCATTCTTCATGATATCGACTTCGAGCTTATCGGAGGCGACATGGAGCAGCATGGGATAAAAGGGGAAATGATCCTTCTTGCGGAAGGGATCGATCCGACGATTGCCTCCGTGGTAAAAAGGCACAACCATCATCTCTTTGCCGGGACCTATACGGAACCTGTCGATATCGCATTGCAGGCCGCAGACAGCGCATCGGGCCTGATTACGGCATGTGCGCTCGTCAAAGGCGGGAGGTTGTCGGACGTGACCGTAAAGACCGTGACAAAAAAGGCAAAAGAGAAGTCGTTTGCCGCGGGGTGCGACCGGACGCGCATCGCCCCCATCGAATCGCTCCTGCCCATTCCGGAGTTCTATGCAACCGCCCTCGGGGGGCTTCTGGAGATCCGCGGCGAGCTGGATCTCTCCTGA
- the asd gene encoding aspartate-semialdehyde dehydrogenase has protein sequence MINVGVLGATGAVGQRFVELLADHPWFNLTTLAASERSAGKPYGDVVNWRLETPFPEKIAKIKIKNITPSAMKDVDLVFSALPAEIALDVENKFADAGIAVCSNASSHRMEPTIPLVVPEVNPEHLGLIDVQRDAGRDGFIVTNPNCSTIMMVTALAPLRKFKFTDIRVATMQAISGAGFAGVAAMAIYDNVIPYISKEEEKMESETLKIMGTLKGKKVANAPFRVSASCHRVPVIDGHTMAVWVDIKESLDKVEKAYRDYKPPIKGLPTQPKESVHLFADEPDRPQPRLDRMRGNGMTVSVGRLRPGLRFIAMGHNTIRGAAGASVLNAELITKKKYL, from the coding sequence ATGATCAATGTAGGAGTGCTCGGAGCTACGGGCGCGGTTGGTCAGCGATTTGTCGAACTTCTGGCGGATCACCCATGGTTCAACCTGACAACACTCGCGGCCTCGGAACGCAGTGCGGGAAAACCCTACGGGGACGTGGTAAACTGGCGCCTTGAAACGCCGTTCCCGGAAAAAATTGCCAAGATCAAGATAAAAAATATTACTCCGTCGGCGATGAAGGACGTGGATCTTGTTTTCTCGGCTCTCCCGGCGGAGATAGCCCTGGACGTTGAGAACAAGTTTGCCGATGCGGGCATTGCCGTCTGCAGCAACGCGAGTTCCCACCGTATGGAGCCAACCATCCCCCTCGTAGTGCCTGAAGTCAACCCGGAGCACCTGGGCCTGATCGATGTCCAGCGGGATGCCGGCAGGGACGGTTTTATCGTGACCAATCCGAACTGCTCCACGATCATGATGGTCACCGCTCTTGCACCGCTGCGGAAGTTCAAATTCACCGATATCCGCGTTGCTACAATGCAGGCGATCTCGGGAGCAGGTTTTGCCGGTGTTGCTGCAATGGCGATCTACGATAATGTCATCCCGTACATCAGCAAGGAAGAGGAGAAGATGGAGTCCGAGACCCTCAAGATCATGGGAACCCTGAAAGGGAAAAAAGTGGCAAACGCTCCTTTCCGGGTGAGCGCGAGCTGCCACCGGGTTCCGGTTATCGACGGACACACGATGGCGGTCTGGGTGGATATCAAGGAATCCCTCGATAAAGTTGAGAAAGCCTACCGGGATTACAAACCTCCCATCAAGGGCCTCCCTACCCAGCCAAAGGAGTCCGTCCACCTCTTCGCAGACGAACCGGACCGTCCCCAGCCGCGTCTCGACCGGATGCGGGGCAATGGTATGACGGTCTCTGTCGGACGCCTGCGCCCCGGCCTCCGCTTTATCGCGATGGGCCACAACACGATCCGCGGTGCAGCGGGTGCAAGTGTGCTGAATGCAGAACTCATAACAAAGAAGAAGTACCTGTGA